A window from Anaerolineae bacterium encodes these proteins:
- the atpD gene encoding F0F1 ATP synthase subunit beta — MPKGTVGSIVQINGPVVDVAFPEDELPEIYDAAEVTDNGRRVVLEVQQHVGRDVVRCIAMDTTDGLRRGMAAVQTGGPITVPVGPEILGRLFNVLGEPIDERGPVETAERYPIHREPPPFSEQATRSEFFETGLKVIDLIAPLTRGGKTGVFGGAGAGKTIIITELIRSIAVEHGGYSVFTGVGERSREGTELWREMEQSGVLPRTVMVFGQMNESPGVRLRAALTGVTMAEYLRDQGAEVLLFIDNIFRFVMSGSEVSALLGRMPSAVGYQPTLGTEMGELQERITSTRRGAITSMQAVYVPADDYTDPAPVTTFAHLDSTISLDRSIAAQGLYPAVDPLASSSRILDPAIVGSEHYEVAREVQRVLQRYKDLQDIIAILGVDELSEEDKRVVARARRVQRFLSQPMFVAERYTGRPGRYVPIAETVRGFREVLEGKHDQVPEQAFFMQGDIEDVLRAAEGER; from the coding sequence ATGCCCAAGGGCACAGTGGGTAGCATAGTGCAGATCAACGGGCCAGTGGTGGACGTAGCTTTCCCGGAGGATGAGCTGCCGGAGATCTACGATGCTGCCGAGGTGACCGATAACGGCCGCCGAGTCGTGCTCGAGGTTCAGCAGCACGTCGGCCGAGACGTGGTGCGATGCATAGCCATGGACACCACGGATGGTCTGCGACGGGGAATGGCCGCCGTGCAGACGGGAGGTCCGATCACCGTTCCGGTAGGCCCAGAGATTCTGGGACGGTTGTTCAACGTACTGGGCGAGCCCATAGACGAGCGGGGCCCGGTAGAGACCGCCGAACGCTATCCCATTCATCGGGAACCGCCCCCCTTCTCGGAGCAGGCCACGCGCAGCGAATTCTTCGAGACGGGGCTGAAGGTCATTGACCTGATTGCGCCTCTGACCCGTGGGGGCAAGACGGGTGTGTTCGGGGGAGCCGGGGCAGGGAAGACCATCATAATCACCGAGCTCATCCGGTCTATCGCTGTGGAGCACGGGGGCTACTCGGTGTTCACCGGGGTGGGCGAGCGGAGCCGTGAGGGCACCGAGCTCTGGCGTGAGATGGAGCAATCGGGAGTGCTGCCCCGCACCGTCATGGTGTTTGGGCAGATGAATGAATCGCCCGGGGTGCGCCTTCGGGCCGCCCTGACCGGGGTCACCATGGCCGAGTACCTCCGGGACCAGGGCGCTGAGGTGCTGTTGTTCATCGACAACATCTTTCGGTTCGTCATGTCGGGTTCCGAAGTCTCAGCTCTTCTGGGTCGTATGCCGTCGGCAGTTGGGTACCAGCCCACCCTGGGCACCGAGATGGGCGAGCTTCAGGAGCGCATCACCTCCACCCGGCGGGGTGCAATCACCTCGATGCAGGCGGTGTACGTGCCAGCGGACGACTACACTGACCCGGCCCCAGTCACCACGTTTGCTCACCTGGACTCGACGATCTCGCTGGACCGCTCCATTGCCGCGCAGGGCCTGTACCCGGCGGTTGATCCTCTGGCTTCATCGTCGCGCATCCTGGACCCGGCGATAGTGGGGAGTGAGCACTACGAGGTGGCCCGGGAGGTCCAGCGAGTCCTGCAACGCTACAAGGACCTGCAGGATATCATCGCCATCCTGGGGGTAGACGAGCTATCGGAGGAGGACAAACGGGTGGTGGCACGGGCCCGGCGGGTACAGCGCTTCCTGTCGCAGCCGATGTTTGTAGCTGAGAGGTACACCGGGCGGCCGGGCCGGTACGTTCCCATTGCGGAAACGGTGCGGGGATTCCGAGAGGTGCTCGAGGGCAAGCACGACCAGGTGCCAGAGCAGGCGTTCTTCATGCAGGGTGACATCGAGGACGTGCTGAGGGCGGCGGAAGGGGAGCGCTAG
- a CDS encoding rod shape-determining protein, translated as MESRGGRPHLAKRIGIDLGTVNVMVHVSGKGIVLHEPSVVAISVKENKIVAIGEEAREMLGRNPESIEVARPLQDGVIADYVVTEAMLRYFLNRVCGRVRVRRPVVMLTVPVGVTSVESRAVRDAALQAGAREAHLIAEPLAAALGAGMPISTPSGNMVVDIGGGTAEAAVISLNDIVVSGSVRVGGNLVDQAIQAYIRRKYNLNIGEPTAEEIKISIGSALPPDESMSMEVKGRDQMTGLPRTIKVSSSEVTEAMAEPLAEIVAMVRSVLERTPPELASDIVDRGMVMTGGGALLRSMDQLLTQETGVPCFVADDPMACVAVGAGRALDNYAIMRRAMVLQ; from the coding sequence ATGGAGAGCAGGGGAGGTAGACCGCACTTGGCCAAGCGCATCGGCATAGACCTGGGCACAGTGAACGTGATGGTGCATGTATCCGGCAAGGGCATCGTCCTGCACGAACCGTCGGTGGTAGCGATCTCGGTGAAGGAGAACAAGATCGTGGCCATCGGCGAGGAGGCGAGGGAGATGCTGGGCCGCAACCCGGAGAGCATCGAGGTGGCTCGCCCTCTCCAAGATGGGGTCATCGCCGACTACGTGGTCACCGAGGCCATGCTCCGCTACTTTCTCAATCGGGTATGCGGGCGGGTGCGAGTGCGCCGGCCCGTGGTGATGCTTACAGTGCCTGTGGGAGTCACCAGCGTGGAGAGCAGAGCGGTGCGGGACGCGGCCCTACAGGCAGGGGCACGGGAGGCACACCTCATCGCAGAGCCTTTGGCGGCCGCATTGGGCGCGGGCATGCCCATAAGCACTCCCAGTGGCAACATGGTGGTGGACATCGGCGGGGGCACGGCGGAGGCAGCCGTGATCTCGCTCAACGACATCGTGGTCTCGGGATCGGTGCGCGTGGGTGGAAACCTGGTGGATCAGGCAATCCAGGCCTACATTCGGCGCAAGTACAATCTCAACATCGGTGAGCCCACGGCCGAGGAGATCAAGATCAGCATCGGCAGTGCCCTCCCTCCGGACGAGAGCATGTCTATGGAAGTGAAGGGCCGGGATCAGATGACAGGGCTGCCGCGCACCATCAAGGTGAGCTCGTCGGAGGTTACGGAAGCCATGGCGGAGCCGCTGGCGGAGATCGTGGCCATGGTGCGAAGCGTGCTGGAGAGGACGCCCCCCGAGCTGGCTTCGGACATCGTGGATCGAGGCATGGTCATGACCGGCGGGGGCGCGCTGTTGCGCAGCATGGACCAGCTGTTGACGCAGGAGACAGGCGTTCCCTGCTTCGTGGCCGACGATCCCATGGCCTGCGTCGCCGTGGGGGCGGGCCGGGCTCTGGACAACTACGCCATCATGCGGCGGGCGATGGTCTTGCAGTAG
- a CDS encoding redox-sensing transcriptional repressor Rex produces MPDAQVPDMVVARLPLYLRTLRYMEGEGHLVTSSQELAARLGLSSAQIRKDLSYFGRFGKQGTGYDISNLRSQLERILGLDRRWPMVLVGAGALGQALMHYGGFYERGFYIVHVFDSDPSKIGQDMSGFRVLSSDEIPERVKEGNIRIAIVAVPSQAAQSVADRLVAAGIEAILNYAPISLTVPRRVQVQQIDPVVHLQHMVYYLNGSRR; encoded by the coding sequence ATGCCCGACGCTCAAGTCCCTGACATGGTAGTAGCCCGCCTGCCTCTGTATCTCCGCACGCTGCGCTACATGGAAGGGGAGGGACACCTGGTCACCTCCTCTCAGGAACTCGCCGCTCGTCTGGGCCTCAGCTCGGCCCAGATCCGCAAGGACCTTTCCTACTTCGGAAGATTCGGCAAACAAGGCACCGGGTACGACATCTCCAATCTAAGATCGCAGCTGGAGAGGATTCTGGGGCTGGACCGCCGGTGGCCCATGGTGCTGGTGGGCGCGGGGGCGCTGGGTCAAGCGTTGATGCACTACGGTGGCTTCTACGAGCGCGGCTTCTACATCGTGCACGTCTTCGACAGCGATCCCAGCAAGATCGGCCAAGACATGTCCGGCTTCCGCGTTCTTTCGTCCGACGAGATTCCTGAGCGTGTCAAAGAGGGCAACATCCGCATTGCCATAGTGGCCGTCCCTTCCCAGGCTGCCCAGTCGGTGGCGGACCGCTTGGTGGCCGCCGGCATCGAGGCTATCCTCAACTACGCTCCCATTTCCCTCACCGTGCCCCGCCGGGTCCAGGTCCAGCAGATAGACCCAGTGGTACACCTCCAGCACATGGTCTACTACCTGAATGGGAGCAGGCGCTGA
- a CDS encoding F0F1 ATP synthase subunit epsilon: protein MPEGLYLEIVTAERLVYSGPVTLVSAPGQDGRLGILPGHAPLLAALRPGELRLRPREGEEISLAIGGGFLEVSDNRVVILARSAERAAEIDVERARQARERALQRLRDRHGVDAERARAALARAEARIKVAEKRRTTDGEQGR from the coding sequence TTGCCAGAAGGGCTCTATCTGGAGATAGTGACGGCAGAGCGGCTAGTCTACTCGGGCCCGGTGACGCTCGTCAGTGCTCCCGGGCAGGACGGGCGGCTAGGGATTCTGCCGGGGCATGCGCCCCTGCTGGCCGCCTTGCGGCCGGGCGAACTCAGGCTGCGGCCGAGAGAGGGAGAGGAGATCAGCCTAGCTATCGGCGGGGGGTTCCTGGAAGTAAGCGACAATCGGGTTGTGATTCTGGCTCGTTCGGCGGAAAGGGCCGCGGAGATAGACGTGGAGCGAGCCCGCCAGGCGCGCGAGAGGGCGCTGCAGCGGCTGCGTGACCGCCACGGCGTCGATGCCGAGAGGGCACGGGCGGCCCTCGCCCGAGCGGAGGCCCGGATCAAGGTGGCTGAGAAACGTCGGACGACGGATGGAGAGCAGGGGAGGTAG
- the mnmE gene encoding tRNA uridine-5-carboxymethylaminomethyl(34) synthesis GTPase MnmE, with translation MLNASTFDDTIVAVGTPPGAGGIGIVRLSGPDALAILRSLFRPSRTSPDAAPRRLCHGHIAEPEGGEVVDEVLATFMPAPYTYTRQNVVEINAHGGPVVLRRIVGLCLRQGARPAGPGEFTLRAFVNGRIDLTQAEAVRDVVSARTLLAARQAIAQLDGALGARVGRSRDRLLRCLAAVEASIDFEEVEGLPALEPELQAAIRELEELAKTAKTGIVRREGLRVAIVGRPNVGKSSLLNALLRADRAIVTDVPGTTRDTVEEAADVGGLTVVFVDTAGLDASATQDPAERLGRERSRRALASAQMVLLVLDASVPLEPADQEIAALASEAPAAVVVWNKVDLGDLGQPTPLSGRPEVHVSALTGLGLETLEQVILEQALEPGSAQEGPALSSERQRQAAIRALEAARAALAGVESGFGLDAVAEDLRAACRALGEITGETVEEDVLARIFATFCVGK, from the coding sequence ATGCTGAACGCGAGCACATTCGACGACACGATCGTGGCCGTGGGAACCCCGCCCGGTGCCGGCGGCATCGGCATCGTGCGGTTGAGCGGCCCGGACGCATTGGCCATCCTGCGGTCCCTGTTCCGCCCCTCGAGGACTTCGCCCGACGCCGCCCCGCGGAGGCTCTGCCATGGACACATCGCTGAGCCCGAAGGGGGCGAGGTGGTAGATGAAGTGCTGGCCACATTCATGCCAGCGCCCTACACCTACACTCGCCAGAACGTGGTCGAGATCAATGCCCACGGTGGACCTGTGGTGCTGAGACGCATCGTGGGGCTCTGCCTGCGACAAGGCGCCCGCCCGGCAGGACCGGGCGAATTCACTCTGAGGGCGTTCGTCAACGGGCGCATAGACCTGACCCAGGCCGAAGCGGTGCGCGACGTGGTGTCGGCCCGGACGTTGCTAGCGGCGCGGCAGGCCATCGCCCAGCTCGACGGCGCCCTCGGTGCCCGGGTAGGCCGGTCACGCGACCGTCTGCTCCGCTGCCTGGCAGCGGTCGAGGCATCGATTGACTTCGAAGAGGTGGAGGGGCTGCCAGCGCTGGAGCCGGAGCTCCAGGCCGCCATCAGAGAACTGGAGGAGCTGGCCAAGACGGCGAAGACGGGAATCGTGCGGCGGGAAGGGCTCAGAGTCGCTATCGTTGGTCGTCCGAATGTGGGCAAGTCCTCTCTGCTGAATGCGCTGCTCCGCGCGGACCGCGCCATTGTCACCGATGTGCCGGGCACCACGAGGGACACCGTGGAGGAGGCGGCCGACGTGGGTGGATTGACCGTCGTGTTCGTTGATACGGCCGGCCTAGATGCGAGCGCGACCCAGGACCCAGCCGAACGCCTAGGCCGGGAGCGATCCAGGCGGGCCCTGGCATCGGCTCAAATGGTGCTTCTGGTATTGGACGCCAGCGTCCCGCTGGAGCCGGCCGACCAGGAGATCGCAGCACTGGCCAGCGAGGCACCGGCAGCGGTGGTGGTATGGAACAAGGTGGACCTGGGTGATCTGGGGCAGCCGACGCCTCTGAGCGGCCGTCCTGAGGTGCACGTATCGGCACTGACGGGGCTGGGGCTGGAGACGCTGGAGCAGGTAATTCTGGAGCAGGCCCTGGAGCCTGGATCGGCCCAAGAGGGGCCGGCGCTGAGCTCGGAGCGCCAGCGCCAGGCGGCGATTCGCGCCCTGGAGGCCGCGCGTGCCGCCCTGGCCGGGGTGGAATCAGGCTTTGGGCTGGATGCTGTGGCGGAGGACCTGAGGGCGGCTTGTCGTGCCCTGGGCGAGATCACCGGAGAGACGGTGGAGGAAGATGTGCTGGCGCGCATCTTCGCCACGTTCTGTGTGGGCAAGTGA
- a CDS encoding MFS transporter → MTVPQREAAAGPETGRRDEARSEAAARQRDLGWAPVVAFMLLHFVGTGAYTPYLQLYFQERGLSPLAIGTLTGVGPALAVIMPVFWGLIGDRSRRARGLLAATSLLAAASFMGLSIGRSFAALLALSALFSAFSLASGPLSTAIVLEEGERLGSGYGPLRMWGSVGFAVGILSAGRLVSELGTGAIFAAYGVPTVLSLVPLVWLREAGLRTGTLTLRAAWQVLSDRRLAALLLVALIWRITSAGYYTFYTIYITDMGAGASLVSIAWALGLVGEVTVLRLSGRLVGRMGISGLLALGLLGSALRWLAYAVAPGPGWTLPFQLLHGLTFGATTTAAVLAVDNLFPTELRSTGQGVLSMAMWGVGGLLGSLAVGALFQSVGPRWMYGASAVGAALTGAAVLVALRFAPSKSGR, encoded by the coding sequence ATGACGGTCCCCCAAAGGGAAGCGGCCGCTGGGCCTGAGACAGGGCGCCGGGACGAAGCCCGGAGCGAAGCGGCGGCTCGCCAGCGCGACCTCGGTTGGGCACCGGTAGTGGCCTTCATGCTCCTGCACTTCGTGGGAACCGGGGCCTACACCCCCTACCTGCAGCTCTACTTCCAGGAGCGAGGCCTATCGCCCTTGGCCATCGGGACCCTTACCGGCGTCGGGCCGGCGCTAGCGGTGATCATGCCCGTCTTCTGGGGGCTTATCGGGGACCGCTCGCGACGGGCGCGGGGCTTGCTGGCCGCGACTTCGCTCCTGGCGGCAGCATCGTTCATGGGACTCTCGATCGGGCGCAGCTTTGCCGCGTTGCTGGCTCTGTCCGCCCTCTTCAGTGCTTTCTCCCTGGCTAGCGGACCCCTGAGCACCGCTATTGTGTTGGAAGAGGGCGAGCGTCTGGGCTCGGGGTACGGGCCTTTGCGCATGTGGGGCTCGGTGGGGTTCGCGGTCGGCATCCTGAGCGCTGGGCGTCTGGTGTCGGAGCTGGGAACCGGGGCCATCTTCGCCGCCTACGGTGTTCCCACGGTGCTCAGCCTGGTGCCTCTGGTGTGGCTGCGCGAGGCCGGCCTGCGCACTGGCACTCTGACGCTTCGCGCTGCCTGGCAGGTCCTCTCCGATCGTAGGCTGGCGGCCCTTCTCCTGGTAGCTCTGATCTGGCGCATCACCTCGGCGGGCTACTACACCTTCTACACCATTTACATAACGGACATGGGGGCCGGTGCCTCTCTGGTCAGCATCGCCTGGGCGCTGGGGCTGGTGGGGGAGGTAACCGTGCTGCGCCTGTCCGGGCGGCTGGTGGGGCGGATGGGCATCTCGGGGCTGCTAGCCTTGGGGCTGCTCGGCTCGGCGTTGAGGTGGCTCGCCTACGCTGTGGCGCCCGGACCTGGCTGGACGCTGCCCTTCCAGCTGCTGCACGGACTGACATTCGGGGCCACCACCACTGCCGCTGTGTTGGCGGTGGACAACCTCTTCCCCACCGAGTTGCGATCCACGGGCCAGGGAGTGCTGAGCATGGCGATGTGGGGAGTGGGAGGCCTGCTGGGCTCGCTGGCGGTGGGGGCGCTGTTCCAAAGCGTGGGGCCCCGGTGGATGTACGGTGCCAGCGCTGTCGGGGCAGCGCTGACCGGCGCCGCGGTGCTGGTTGCTCTAAGGTTCGCGCCCTCGAAGTCGGGGAGGTAG
- a CDS encoding TMEM165/GDT1 family protein: MDWKVLLGTFGLLLVAELGDKTQLAVINMTARHKAPVPVFVGAFLALGLVTLLGVACGEALTRLVPAEVLRRVSAGLFVLMGLLIWFDVF, translated from the coding sequence ATGGACTGGAAGGTGCTCCTGGGCACGTTCGGCCTGCTGCTTGTCGCCGAGTTGGGAGACAAGACCCAGCTGGCCGTCATCAACATGACCGCTAGGCACAAGGCTCCCGTGCCCGTCTTCGTGGGCGCTTTCCTGGCTCTGGGCCTGGTCACGCTGCTCGGTGTGGCCTGCGGCGAAGCCCTCACCCGATTGGTGCCCGCTGAAGTGCTGCGGCGGGTATCGGCCGGGCTGTTCGTCCTCATGGGCTTGTTGATCTGGTTCGACGTGTTCTAG
- a CDS encoding MATE family efflux transporter — translation MVDRTSVQAPARPAAAAPRRQITTVVPESASGVARAVNTLAWPITIENLFQTALGTANMMMAGRLGAEAVAGIGTSTQLLLVLQASIAALTTGTTVLVARVIGAGRPEEASDITKQSLSLGVLVSLLFAAIGLFLSDSLIRAMGAEAEVVTLGARYLRVVTGASVFLVTMLVCSAALRGSGDTRAPMKVTGMINFINVAVSYVLIFGRLGLPALGVAGAAWGATAARAVGTAVLLAILVRGDRGVSIRGRAGWGVNPGMVWRLLRLGLPSMGEQFFISGGNLLYGVVAMSLGTVVYATQRITFQAISLAFQPGMGFALGATAMVSQCLGAGRPDLSERAARHATTMAALWMSGAGGLMALFGRQVMGLFSSDAEIIAIGSSALIVLALSQPFQAVAQVTAGSLRGAGDTRFPMLSSFLGVWLFRLPFSYLFGPVLGWGLPGIYIANTLDGAARATATVLRYRTGRWRFIRV, via the coding sequence TTGGTCGACCGTACGTCGGTACAAGCGCCGGCACGTCCTGCGGCGGCTGCTCCCCGCCGGCAGATCACAACGGTGGTGCCCGAGTCGGCATCCGGTGTGGCTCGTGCCGTCAACACCCTGGCCTGGCCTATCACCATAGAGAACCTGTTCCAGACGGCGCTGGGGACGGCCAACATGATGATGGCAGGGAGGCTGGGGGCGGAAGCAGTAGCCGGCATCGGTACCTCCACTCAGCTGCTCCTGGTCCTCCAGGCCAGCATCGCGGCCCTCACCACTGGCACCACGGTGCTCGTTGCCCGAGTCATCGGAGCCGGCCGCCCGGAGGAGGCCTCCGACATCACCAAGCAATCGCTGTCGCTGGGAGTCTTGGTCTCGTTGCTCTTCGCCGCCATCGGGTTGTTCCTCTCCGACAGCCTGATCCGGGCCATGGGCGCGGAAGCCGAGGTCGTGACTTTGGGCGCCCGCTACCTTCGCGTCGTCACCGGTGCCAGTGTGTTCCTGGTGACCATGCTCGTGTGCAGCGCCGCCCTCCGGGGATCGGGGGACACGCGTGCGCCCATGAAAGTCACGGGCATGATCAACTTCATCAACGTGGCCGTCTCCTACGTGCTCATCTTCGGCCGCCTGGGGCTCCCCGCTCTGGGAGTGGCCGGGGCGGCCTGGGGCGCCACGGCAGCCCGGGCGGTGGGCACTGCGGTCTTGCTCGCCATCCTGGTCCGGGGCGATCGGGGCGTATCCATTCGGGGGCGGGCCGGCTGGGGCGTCAACCCGGGCATGGTCTGGCGCCTGCTCCGCCTCGGCCTGCCCTCCATGGGGGAGCAGTTCTTCATCAGCGGAGGCAACCTGCTCTACGGCGTGGTGGCCATGAGCCTGGGCACGGTGGTGTACGCCACTCAGCGCATCACCTTCCAGGCCATCTCCCTCGCCTTCCAGCCCGGCATGGGCTTTGCCCTCGGTGCCACCGCCATGGTGAGCCAGTGCCTGGGGGCAGGACGCCCCGATCTGAGCGAGCGGGCCGCCCGGCACGCCACCACTATGGCCGCCCTCTGGATGAGCGGAGCCGGTGGGCTCATGGCACTATTCGGGCGCCAGGTGATGGGCCTGTTCAGCAGCGATGCTGAGATCATCGCCATCGGGTCGAGCGCGTTGATCGTCCTGGCCCTCTCCCAGCCCTTCCAGGCCGTCGCGCAGGTCACCGCGGGAAGCCTAAGGGGCGCGGGAGACACGCGCTTCCCCATGCTTTCCAGCTTCCTGGGCGTCTGGCTGTTTCGGCTGCCCTTCTCGTACCTCTTCGGTCCGGTGCTGGGCTGGGGGCTCCCCGGCATCTACATTGCCAACACCCTCGACGGGGCTGCCCGGGCCACGGCCACGGTGCTGCGCTACCGCACGGGCCGCTGGCGGTTCATCAGAGTGTAG